The following proteins are encoded in a genomic region of Triticum dicoccoides isolate Atlit2015 ecotype Zavitan chromosome 1B, WEW_v2.0, whole genome shotgun sequence:
- the LOC119334090 gene encoding uncharacterized protein LOC119334090, producing MGNCKSSSRACLGKAHVVPDSEWRMQDFGKTHVPDLEWRINDFSSLLETGAKSAKSDAFHCSGYNWYLQVSPMHKEIGSETPYVALCLKTSQASMVPGHTVHVVFQLSIYNHTKGMYCGCKDTYNFHFKNTYSKEQCLIPLQELLKSSAFLVDDSCVFGVEILKMDVSSPEKKPVVVQKDTTVQNLFVQKKGFVKGTYTWNINNFLELDLDHFVHSPTFEVGGHKWYVRIYPRGDKYSTDCLSLYLFLDASDELHLESKKVVVMTLSILDQKNGKHLTTTSGLLVFTGGHAWGWADFLGLKNLKDPSGGYVVGSSCVVKADLTIVGSSNDG from the exons ATGGGCAACTGCAAGAGTTCAT CTCGTGCATGCCTAGGAAAGGCCCATGTTGTTCCAGATTCAGAATGGAGGATGCAGGACTTTGGAAAGACCCATGTTCCTGATTTAGAATGGAGGATTAATGACTTCTCATCGCTGCTTGAGACAGGAGCTAAGTCAGCAAAATCTGACGCTTTTCACTGCTCTGGGTATAACTG GTACCTGCAAGTGAGTCCAATGCATAAGGAAATTGGTTCTGAAACGCCATATGTTGCTCTTTGTCTTAAGACATCCCAAGCAAGCATGGTGCCAGGTCACACGGTGCATGTGGTTTTTCAGTTGTCAATATACAACCATACAAAAGGAATGTACTGCGGATGCAAAG ATACCTACAACTTTCATTTCAAGAATACCTACTCGAAGGAGCAATGCTTGATTCCTCTTCAGGAGCTACTGAAATCATCTgcttttctagttgatgatagctgTGTCTTCGGTGTGGAGATATTAAAAATGGATGTCTCTTCTCCTGAAAAGAAGCCTGTTGTGGTTCAGAAGGACACCACAGTTCAGAACCTCTTTGTTCAGAAGAAGGGGTTCGTCAAAGGGACATACACTTGGAACATAAACAATTTCCTTGAACTGGACTTGGATCACTTTGTTCATTCTCCTACATTTGAAGTTGGCGGGCATAAATG GTATGTCCGCATCTATCCACGTGGTGACAAGTACAGCACTGATTGCCTCAGCTTGTACTTATTCCTGGATGCATCGGATGAGCTCCATCTCGAGTCCAAGAAGGTGGTTGTAATGACTCTGTCCATCCTGGACCAAAAGAATGGGAAACACTTGACTACAACTTCAG GTCTCTTGGTGTTTACGGGTGGACACGCCTGGGGATGGGCTGATTTCCTTGGACTCAAGAATCTCAAGGACCCGTCTGGAGGCTATGTTGTGGGATCGAGCTGCGTTGTGAAGGCGGATCTCACTATCGTTGGTTCATCCAATGATGGTTAG